From the genome of Candidatus Saccharimonadales bacterium, one region includes:
- the uvrB gene encoding excinuclease ABC subunit UvrB, translating to MTSKFRLETKYEPTGDQPAAITQLVTGLENGEREQTLLGVTGSGKTFTMANIIAKRGVPTLVLAHNKTLAAQLYSEFKAFFPENEVHYFVSYFDYYQPEAYIASSDTYIEKDSKINDEIDRLRHAATSALLTRRDVIIVASVSCIYGIGSPDDYAEMSITVTRGERRQQDKLVRLLTDIQYQRNDMDFHRGTFRVKGDVVDVFPAGRDVGFRLEFFGDEVDRITQIDPLTGEITAEPQSITIFPSSHYVTPKEKLAHAIEGIKKEFEERVEWFEKNNKLLEAQRLSQRTKYDIEMLEETGFVKGIENYSRYLTNREVGEQPATLLDYFPDDFLLLIDESHQTLPQVRGMYNGDRARKEVLVEHGFRLPSALDNRPLTFAEFERHVNQIIYVSATPGDYEIARSPKPAEQIIRPTGLVDPHISIRPTKGQIDDLIAEIRDRIEKKERVLVTTLTKRMAEDLSTYLQELNIKTAYIHSEVDTLERGDILRDLRTGVYDVLVGINLLREGLDLPEVSMVAIMDADKEGFLRSARALIQIIGRAARHVNGTVLMYADTMTDSMKEAIGETDRRREIQETYNREHGITPTSIAKEIDEGLRAIIPMKEDTKKKIDLKKIPKDEYETLAKELTSQMELASANLEFEKAAELRDLIAEIKQKM from the coding sequence ATGACTTCAAAATTCCGTTTAGAAACAAAGTATGAGCCTACTGGCGATCAGCCTGCTGCTATTACTCAGCTTGTCACCGGACTTGAAAATGGAGAGCGCGAGCAAACACTTCTTGGTGTGACAGGAAGCGGTAAGACATTTACAATGGCGAATATCATTGCCAAACGCGGCGTTCCAACTCTGGTACTTGCTCACAATAAGACGCTCGCAGCGCAACTTTATAGCGAATTTAAGGCGTTTTTCCCCGAAAACGAAGTTCACTATTTTGTAAGTTACTTCGATTATTATCAGCCAGAGGCGTATATTGCCAGCAGTGATACATACATTGAAAAAGACAGCAAAATAAACGATGAAATTGATCGCTTGAGGCACGCTGCCACTTCGGCACTTCTGACACGTCGCGACGTTATTATTGTCGCCAGCGTGAGTTGTATTTATGGTATCGGATCGCCAGACGATTACGCGGAGATGTCGATAACTGTAACGCGCGGTGAACGGCGTCAACAAGACAAACTCGTGCGGCTTCTTACTGATATCCAATACCAACGAAATGATATGGATTTTCATCGAGGTACCTTCCGTGTTAAGGGCGATGTGGTTGATGTTTTTCCGGCAGGCCGTGATGTCGGTTTTCGATTGGAGTTTTTTGGGGATGAGGTTGACCGCATTACGCAGATCGATCCACTTACGGGTGAAATTACTGCTGAGCCTCAGAGTATTACGATTTTTCCAAGCAGTCACTACGTTACACCAAAAGAAAAGCTTGCCCACGCTATAGAAGGTATTAAAAAAGAGTTTGAGGAGCGCGTGGAGTGGTTTGAAAAAAATAATAAACTACTTGAAGCTCAGCGGCTAAGCCAGCGCACAAAGTACGATATTGAAATGCTCGAAGAAACAGGATTCGTCAAAGGAATTGAAAACTATTCTCGTTATCTTACAAACCGCGAAGTGGGCGAACAGCCAGCCACGCTATTGGATTATTTTCCTGACGATTTTCTCCTGCTTATCGATGAAAGTCATCAAACACTACCGCAAGTAAGAGGTATGTATAATGGTGACCGCGCACGTAAGGAAGTGCTGGTGGAACATGGATTTCGGTTACCCTCAGCTCTGGATAACCGTCCACTGACGTTTGCGGAATTTGAGCGACATGTCAATCAAATAATTTACGTCTCAGCGACGCCGGGCGACTATGAAATTGCCCGGAGTCCTAAGCCTGCCGAGCAAATTATTCGCCCGACCGGTCTTGTAGATCCGCATATTTCAATCCGTCCGACAAAGGGTCAGATCGACGATCTTATCGCTGAAATTCGTGACCGAATTGAAAAAAAGGAGCGTGTCCTTGTTACAACCCTGACTAAAAGAATGGCCGAGGATCTCTCAACCTATCTTCAAGAGCTGAATATTAAAACTGCTTATATCCATAGTGAAGTTGATACGTTGGAGCGTGGCGACATTCTTCGCGATTTGCGTACGGGAGTCTATGACGTTCTTGTCGGGATTAACCTGCTACGGGAAGGGCTTGATCTTCCTGAAGTAAGCATGGTAGCAATTATGGATGCTGATAAGGAGGGCTTTTTGAGAAGTGCGCGAGCGCTCATTCAGATCATCGGCCGTGCGGCGCGTCATGTAAATGGTACTGTGCTGATGTACGCCGATACTATGACGGATTCTATGAAGGAGGCAATCGGAGAGACAGACCGACGACGCGAGATTCAGGAAACGTATAATCGCGAGCATGGCATCACGCCGACAAGCATTGCCAAAGAGATTGACGAAGGTCTACGTGCCATTATTCCAATGAAAGAAGATACGAAAAAGAAAATCGATCTTAAAAAGATTCCAAAAGATGAGTACGAGACATTAGCAAAGGAGCTGACATCTCAAATGGAGCTTGCCAGTGCGAACTTGGAGTTTGAAAAAGCAGCTGAGCTTCGTGACTTGATTGCCGAAATCAAACAAAAAATGTAG